One window of the Nicotiana tabacum cultivar K326 chromosome 4, ASM71507v2, whole genome shotgun sequence genome contains the following:
- the LOC107805684 gene encoding adenylate kinase, chloroplastic, whose protein sequence is MASCSSLSFTPISSNSDPQKHSFSSLVPSYLSHLPFTSSHLSFSKSSSLHSRQTLFRTHCRRVPPPNGASFLVLGCAQKAEPLRIMISGAPASGKGTQCELITDKYGLVHIAAGDLLRAEIAAGSENGKQAKEYMDKGKLVPNEIVVTMVKERLNGPDSQEKGWLLDGYPRSSSQAKALKEFGFQPDLFILLEVPEEILVERVVGRRLDPVTGKIYHLKYSPPETEEIAARLTQRFDDTEEKVKLRLHTHHQNVEAVLSMYKDITLKVNGSASKQEVFGQIDGALTQVLEQKQGLWQHRGTQQISM, encoded by the exons ATGGCTTCTTGCTCCTCTCTCAGCTTCACACCAATCTCCTCAAACTCCGACCCCCAAAAGCATTCCTTCTCTTCATTAGTCCCTTCTTACCTTTCTCACCTACCCTTTACTTCCTCCCACTTGTCATTTTCTAAATCTTCTTCCCTTCACTCACGTCAAACCCTTTTCAGAACTCATTGCCGGAGAGTTCCGCCTCCCAACGGTGCCAGTTTCCTG GTTTTGGGATGTGCTCAAAAGGCAGAGCCTTTGAGGATAATGATATCTGGTGCTCCTGCTTCTGGGAAAGGAACACAATGCGAGCTCATTACCGACAAG TATGGTTTGGTGCATATTGCTGCTGGAGATTTACTGAGGGCAGAAATTGCTGCAGGATCCGAAAATGGGAAGCAAGCAAAGGAATACATGGATAAAGGGAAATTGGTACCGAATGAAATAGTTGTGACG ATGGTCAAAGAGCGGTTAAATGGTCCAGATTCTCAAGAGAAGGGTTGGCTTTTAGATGGATACCCTCGGAGCTCATCTCAAGCCAAAGCACTCAAAGAATTTGGCTTCCAACCAGACCTCTTTATTCTTCTGGAA GTACCTGAAGAGATTCTTGTTGAGAGAGTGGTTGGCCGTAGGCTAGATCCAGTAACGGGGAAAATTTACCATTTGAAGTATTCTCCCCCCGAGACAGAAGAAATTGCTGCTAGGCTTACTCAGCGCTTTGATGACACAGAAGAAAAG GTTAAATTGCGTTTGCACACTCACCATCAAAATGTGGAGGCAGTTCTCTCAATGTATAAAGATATCACACTCAAG gtgAATGGAAGTGCTTCGAAGCAGGAGGTATTCGGTCAGATCGATGGTGCATTAACACAGGTTTTAGAACAAAAGCAAGGACTGTGGCAGCATAGAGGAACACAACAAATTAGCATGTAA
- the LOC107805685 gene encoding serine/threonine-protein kinase-like protein CCR4: MAILDQKTHLFFSLVLCFLISLSPISSLSTVAISKTSNQTLVCALISSSSFPQQSSLNCTSFPQGIQIPLNPSVSFSGIVGGNGFLCGLTSSYSSSTSIMVCWRFSHNGTNLSYKRIYLGPLITNLDSGNSHICGIVNNRLECWQWHEFNSSNTSLITSNLAVGEDFVCGLLASGQIQCLGSFRNVTDTIPSGNYSEIASGSQHACAISKNNSLECWGNMVGEKPIGQFKSLALGDNRSCALKINGTVVCWGETGFGLPSSLSEERFETLEAKQDIFCGIVTANYSLFCWGNDIFNSNPAVFNGVQVVPGPCTTSCPCARLPNYETFCGQGLMVCQHCDRPESGVNPPIVNGSGPSPPPPLPPQPTPTPSQTSGRSGLWSRRNVTFLVVGCVGSLMMLSVLVILFFKYCKIRGCRVHDSGRLDEAGSPPQQGSQTSRVQDQQDTPQPPALEKRLSQLISIGNGGHLEEFSLQVLLQVTNNFSDEHKIGSGSFGSVYHATLEDGREVAIKRAEASASSSYAGGTKYRQEDKDNAFLNELEFLSRLNHKNLVRLLGYCEDNNERVLIFEYMNNGTLHDHLHRLESSPLMSWAGRIKVALDAARGIEYLHEYAVPAVIHRDIKSSNILLDATWNAKVSDFGLSLMGPQDDETHLSMRAAGTVGYMDPEYYRLQQLTTKSDVYSFGVMLLELLSGYKAIHKNENRVPRNVVDFVVPYIVQDEIHRVLDRRVPPPTPFEIESVAYVGYLAADCTTLEGRDRPTMTQVVNMLERALQACLATPILSRSNTDDSST; encoded by the coding sequence ATGGCCATTCTTGATCAAAAAACtcaccttttcttttctttagttCTTTGCTTTCTCATTTCCCTTTCACCCATTTCTTCACTTTCAACTGTTGCCATTTCAAAAACTTCTAACCAAACATTAGTTTGTGCATTGATTTCCTCCTCCTCATTTCCTCAACAATCTTCCCTCAATTGTACTAGCTTTCCTCAGGGAATTCAAATCCCTTTGAATCCTTCAGTTTCCTTTTCTGGTATTGTAGGTGGAAATGGTTTCCTTTGTGGGTTGACCTCATCTTACTCCTCTTCTACTTCAATCATGGTGTGTTGGAGATTCTCACACAATGGCACCAACTTGTCTTACAAAAGGATTTATCTTGGTCCATTGATCACAAATCTTGATTCTGGAAATTCCCACATTTGTGGAATTGTCAATAATAGGCTTGAGTGTTGGCAGTGGCATGAATTTAATTCATCAAACACCAGCTTAATTACTTCAAATCTTGCTGTTGGAGAAGATTTTGTTTGTGGTTTGTTGGCATCTGGTCAAATCCAATGTTTAGGAAGCTTCAGAAATGTCACTGATACTATTCCCTCAGGGAATTACAGTGAAATTGCATCTGGTTCTCAACATGCTTGTGCTATTTCCAAGAATAATAGTTTGGAATGTTGGGGAAATATGGTAGGAGAAAAACCTATTGGCCAATTCAAATCACTTGCTTTAGGTGATAATAGGAGTTGTGCTTTGAAGATTAATGGGACAGTTGTTTGCTGGGGAGAAACTGGTTTTGGTCTCCCTTCATCTTTGAGTGAGGAACGTTTTGAAACATTGGAAGCAAAACAGGACATTTTCTGTGGTATTGTGACCGCAAATTATTCATTGTTTTGTTGGGGTAATGACATTTTCAATTCAAATCCAGCAGTCTTTAATGGTGTACAAGTAGTTCCGGGACCATGTACTACTTCATGTCCTTGTGCACGTTTACCTAACTATGAGACATTTTGTGGTCAGGGACTAATGGTATGTCAACATTGTGATAGGCCAGAATCTGGGGTGAATCCACCAATTGTTAACGGGTCGGGTCCTTCACCACCACCACCATTGCCTCCACAGCCAACGCCAACGCCATCTCAAACGAGTGGAAGAAGCGGTCTATGGAGTAGGAGGAATGTGACATTTCTAGTGGTAGGTTGTGTTGGATCCTTAATGATGTTGAGTGTCCTTGTTATCTTGTTTTTCAAGTATTGCAAGATCAGAGGATGCAGAGTACACGACTCCGGCCGCCTTGATGAGGCGGGTTCACCGCCCCAGCAAGGCAGCCAGACGTCTCGAGTTCAAGATCAACAAGATACTCCTCAGCCACCAGCCTTGGAAAAAAGACTTAGTCAATTGATTAGTATAGGAAATGGGGGTCACCTAGAAGAATTTTCCTTGCAAGTATTACTTCAAGTGACGAATAATTTCTCCGACGAGCACAAAATAGGGAGTGGAAGTTTTGGATCTGTTTATCATGCTACATTAGAAGACGGGCGTGAAGTAGCCATAAAAAGAGCAGAAGCTTCAGCCTCATCTTCCTATGCTGGTGGCACAAAATATAGACAAGAGGACAAGGACAATGCATTCCTCAATGAGCTAGAGTTTTTGTCACGCCTCAATCACAAGAACCTTGTTAGGCTATTAGGTTATTGTGAAGATAACAATGAACGTGTCTTGATTTTCGAGTACATGAACAATGGCACTCTCCATGACCATCTCCACAGGCTTGAAAGCTCACCACTAATGTCATGGGCTGGTAGGATCAAGGTGGCATTGGACGCGGCACGTGGCATCGAGTACCTGCACGAGTACGCGGTGCCAGCTGTCATCCACCGTGACATCAAGTCGTCCAACATATTGCTGGATGCCACGTGGAACGCCAAGGTGTCCGACTTTGGATTGTCCCTAATGGGGCCTCAGGATGACGAAACACACCTTTCTATGCGCGCTGCTGGCACAGTCGGTTATATGGACCCCGAGTACTACAGATTGCAACAACTGACGACGAAAAGTGATGTGTATAGTTTCGGAGTAATGTTGCTAGAGTTGTTGTCAGGGTACAAGGCAATTCACAAGAATGAGAATAGGGTACCACGAAatgtggttgattttgttgtgcCATACATAGTACAAGATGAGATTCATAGAGTGTTGGATCGTAGAGTTCCACCACCAACACCTTTTGAAATTGAGTCTGTGGCATATGTAGGTTATCTTGCAGCAGATTGTACAACATTAGAAGGTAGAGATCGTCCAACAATGACTCAAGTTGTAAATATGCTAGAAAGAGCCTTGCAGGCATGTTTGGCTACTCCAATTCTTTCTCGGTCCAACACCGATGATTCGTCCACATAG